Genomic DNA from Bacteroides zhangwenhongii:
TCTCCAACCGGAGTGTATCGCGAGCTCCTAAACCGATAGGTTTGATATCAAACTCCTCACCGGCTTCAAAGACCGCTTTCCAAATGGTATCAGCCACATTCGGATAGAAATATAGTTCAAAACCTCCTGCACCCGTATAGCCGGTATTAGAAATTATCACGTTCTCTTCACCTGCAAACTTTCCGACTTTAAAAGTATAATAAGGAATTGATGACAGATCAATATCAGTCAATTTTTGCAAAGCAAGAATCGCTTTCGGTCCCTGCACAGCAAGTTGCGCCATGTGATCCGAAGCGTTCTCCAATTCCGCTCCTTCCGTATTATGAGAAACGCACCAGTCCCAGTCCTTTTCAATATTAGCGGCATTGACTACCAACATATATTTTTCCGGTTCATACTGATATACCAGTAAGTCATCTACAATTCCTCCCTTATCATTCGGGAAACAAGTATATTGAATCTTTCCCGGAGTCAGTACCGCCACATTATTGGAAGTCACCTTCTGAAGAAAAGCCAATGCCTTCGGACCTTTCACCCAGAATTCTCCCATGTGGGATACATCAAACACCCCGACACCCTGACAGACCGTCAGATGTTCGTCAATGATACCGGAGTATTCAATAGGCATATTATAACCTGCAAACTCGTGCATTTTAGCGCCAAGCGCTATATGTTTCTCTGTAAACGGAGTGGTTTTCATATTCTTTTAAGTATTAAGTTTTAAGTATCAGTTA
This window encodes:
- the gcvT gene encoding glycine cleavage system aminomethyltransferase GcvT, coding for MKTTPFTEKHIALGAKMHEFAGYNMPIEYSGIIDEHLTVCQGVGVFDVSHMGEFWVKGPKALAFLQKVTSNNVAVLTPGKIQYTCFPNDKGGIVDDLLVYQYEPEKYMLVVNAANIEKDWDWCVSHNTEGAELENASDHMAQLAVQGPKAILALQKLTDIDLSSIPYYTFKVGKFAGEENVIISNTGYTGAGGFELYFYPNVADTIWKAVFEAGEEFDIKPIGLGARDTLRLEMGFCLYGNDLDDTTSPIEAGLGWITKFIEGKEFINRPMLEKQKAEGVTRKLVGFEMVDRGIPRHGYELVNSDGEKIGIVTSGTMSPTRKIGIGMGYVKPEYGKAGTEICIDMRGRKLKAVVVKPPFRK